The Musa acuminata AAA Group cultivar baxijiao chromosome BXJ3-6, Cavendish_Baxijiao_AAA, whole genome shotgun sequence region GACATACTTAGGATTGACAAATAATGTCATAGGACCAAAAAATGACCAAacataaaaatacttgaaaaagTAATATACAAGCCCAAAAAAGAAAGCTGGACCATCCAAATCATCAATCCCATCAATCTCATATCCCTTGACTGCTGCCGCAATTTGTGCTAGCTAGGGTGTGTAATTTGAATTTTGTTTTATGGGTGTCTAAGGTGGCGTTAATATCGGAATATCTAGAGAATGGATTATCTCTAGATGTGAAATTCTCGAagaaaagaagactcaagttataattaaaaATAGTCTATTTTTATGTGCATATCAGTCAATTTAAAATGCAAATATCTTCTCAAAGCAAGCAGCTCTTTGTGTAGACGAGAGGATTTACAGTACCTGTAGTCGGTCGACTTTTCTTGGATGTGCCAGCACCAACCTGACAACGAACATGGAAGTTATTTATAAATGATAATTGTGATAGGAAAACAAACTGTATGTTAGAATTATAACATGCACCATGTCCAAGCAATGATTTTATAAAGCAGATCATTTACAAAATCAATTGAACTTGAAACATCAAGTACCCCTGGAAGTGTAACAAAATTTATTATGCCTCCATTAGTTTTCATTTTTCTGCAGAAGGTGATTGTAATAACATGAACCTTTATGCAATTGTATACGTGGAAATCCAGAAAATTCTTCACACatctttctctctttttattgTACAATTAATAAATTCACTCAGAAAAGGTAACAAAACAAATCAAAGAAAACAAATTATGGTTGGGAGCTAGAGACCATTGGAAGTGCATGCACCTAAGGGAGTTTGAATTCAGTGATGTAAGTCAAAAGTCTGAAGAacaaaagattataaaaaaaaagaaggtatGCAAAGACAATTTAAGAGACTACTTCGATAGAACTGGTCACCAGTGGGTGAGGAGCTGATGGCTGACTCTCTGTTAGGAGGTGTAGAATGGAGCATCACACTATCATGTATTGCTGCTGCAGCAACAACCATGCAGCGGTATTGCAACTGTTCAACAACGACAATCCTGTTTGTACAGCAGCCAGACTTTTCAGTTCGTTTGGGTTTTCTTATACTTAGTGAGGCCTGTGGAAGCCTAGAAGTCTCATTTTGCTTAAGGTTTCAGCCTTGTAAGGTTCATGAGTGGAGTTGTCGAGCGGTCATTGCATGGAAGCAAAACCAGGACAAAATAGTTATTTTCTGCATCATTGCAAGGCATTGGGGTCCAATGGCATGAtgtcaaaacatcagccatcttaaCCCTCTTAAACCCCCAGGTGGCACAAGACTAGATAGGGTTTCAGTACAGTACTTGAGAGGTGATGTTGACATATTCAGCGAGGTCACTTGCCATTTGTCACTAGTGTTTGGCATGTTTTCAACTATCTTTATTATCTCATAAATGGTAGATTAATAACCTACTTTTCTTGCACTTTATCCACTGGTTACATTACATTCTTTGATTAGGAATAAACAACAAATATTTGTTCTCATCCTACTCTTACTCATCTTAAATTGTTGTTTAGATTTTCTCACTCATATTTGTTTGTTTGCAGGACCATTTGATCATTTACCATGAGATACAAGAAAAAAGATGAACCGAAAGTATATTTAGCGGACCAATGTGTAtagaaatttcttttttttttttgcaaagggtaaatGACGAAGGTGGGATTTGAGGCTAGGCCCTTACGATGTACTGTCAAAGTTTTTACCAGCTACACTAACCGATACCTTCATGTGTACAGAATTTCATAAACATAGTTAACAAATAGATGATTCTGTTGTATAACCCTAAATCtatttagtttttctttttttctctgtgTATGTTATGCCCATTGATTCACATGAACAATCAGTTTTACCCAAATACAGGGGAGATTCAGATAAATGTTTCCAAATGCTTGTCCAGTGGTATCCTAAAACCAATTAAGGCATAGCATCTTTCGATCCCAAAACTAAAATGCACGAAGGCTTGCATGAGAAGAAGACAACACCTCCACGGTCAATCACcaacttaataaactttatagtgATCCTTTTCACAAGAAACCTAATACAACTATAGTTCGCTTTCGAACATAGGAATCCGTACCCTGTTAAAAAGGCCTACGAAATTAGTAGGAAGGAACGGCCTCCACAGGGTTCCTGTTGTGTTTAGGGCACATCATTGTTCAATTAAGAGAAAAAATACACAGAAATTCTTGCATTACGACTAAAAAAACAGATAATCGGCTTTTTAGCATTCAACTTGATGATAAGGCCCCATTTAGGGTTTTCCTTTCAAGAAAACAAGTAATAACACCATAAGAAGCCATTTTCCGACCTGGGGATAGCTAACGACAGCAAATAAGTGAGGCTGATCGGCAGACAAGAACACAGAAAGACATAGAGACACACCTCAACGTCGACAACATCGATCTCTTCGTTCCGCTCGGCTCTTCTGCTCCAGACCATCTTGAAGATGGCGTGAATAAGATCCTGAGGACAAACAAAAGAGCAATGCTTGGCGGTCAGGAGCGAAAGGAATCGAGAATCAGAGGCGGCAGGCGAAGGGGCTTAGGGCTCACGGGATCGAAGGTGGCGTCCATCTCGAACCGAGGGGGAAAGCGAGAAACAGGGAGGCAGAGGGTGGAAAACAGAAACCCTACGTTTTCCTTAAGATTCGTGCTACATCGTCGTATCAATAAATCATACGGCTCACAAATTCCaaattttattaaaagaaactctttattaatttatgaaaaatggaGAAACACGTTTTGCACAAATCAAAGTTAATATGACTTCAAATCTTGTAAATCCAAGTAATCCTATTATTAATTCTCTGGATTCATCGTATCCTCTCTAGCTTTTCTTTCTGGACGACGGGGTTCGCCTTGGCGAGCGCAGCACGGCCGAGCGTCTTATAGTCGAACGAGCAGTCGTGCGTCTCCGACAGCCGGTGCGCGGCGCAGAACGCCCTCCCGCAACGGCACTCGAACCTCGCGCTCGGCCTCACCTTCTTGTGGCACCGCCCGCATCTCTCCACCACCTTCGCCGGCGCCTCGCCCGAGGAGAGCGACGGGTTCGCCACAGAAGACGCCGCGCCCGCCGCAACTTTCCGGATCTCGGCCTCGACCTCCACGTCGGCAACCGACGGCGCCAACGTCTCGGGCAACTCCTTGAGGCAGAGGTCTCGGTAGAACTTGGAGCAGAGGCCTCGCGTGGCGGAGTTTCCGAAGAAGCCGCGGCCATTGGCGCAGAGCCGCGGGCTATGGCAGAGCTCCCTCGATTCCATGGCCACTGACAGCTGAGGTTTCTCCTACTTTAAAGCATTGCAAAGAGTGAGAAAAACGAGAGAAGAACATTAGCAGCTTACGAGCAAGATCTTCAATGTATGCCtgtgaggagaaggaagaagcagcagcaataTCTGTAGAGGTTTTACCAGTAGTCCGTAGCAGATTAGAATTCAGTCGGATGAAAGTTCCTTTCCTTTTCTGTGCATGTCCAAAAGACCTACTCCAACTCGGAATCAACAGCTCGAATCTAAACCAAATCTAGTCCAGGATTTCAGCAACTAAATACGTTCTAAATCTTTTTGGACTTGGATTGGGAGGGAGCAAAAACCTTGATACCAACTGTTGGGGAACGAATGTGCCAGGCTGGCGAGTCAGTACGGCTAGGTCCACGGACCAATGTCGGAAGCTTTCTACGGGATGATTCGGATGATGAGGTACCTGAGCTCTCAGGAAGGAGTGCTGGTTGACGTTGGCCGGGATCGGGGCTGATTGGCGATTCTTTGGTGTCGGGCGAGTCGCACTCCCGTGTCGAATCCCTCACCAATGAGTGGTCGTTCTCCTATAAAATGATCTCCGTCGGGTGGTACCCGACCGTGACCCCTCtgacgagcaagttagtaacgagagggattgttcttttccttctttttttccccCCCTCTGGCCGGAGGTCAGCCAAGGGTTTTATATTGTGACGCGAGGGCTAACGGTGCGTTAGGCGGCACCGCCCTGAGTCCTCGGGAGGAGACGTGTGGCACAGGGCTTTGACTTGACATGCTGTGTCGACACGACGTGTTCAGGCtactaaaatatattatatcaccAATTACAAACTTGATCCATCTTGACAACATAATCTTATGGATCTAAAAGATACAAAGTTATAGTTACTAGCTTATCAACTGAACACAATTATAAGTTTGATTAATCTATATTCttaacaacaataacaaactCATGTTGACCTTCAGATCAATAAATGATTcttatcatttaaatttttatttttatttctattattttttaatcttcgTTGTCTCTCCTAAtatcattaatattttaatttttttattaaagttaGATTGAATtatccataaataaaataaatttcctATCATTTCTAATAATTATGTTCTTCCATCTTAGTCTTCTTAGTTGTAACTTAACTACCTAACATTTAGATTCATAAATCATCTCACAACGATCatatagatttatttatttatttaggagatacattatgatagcacAAATTAGTCTAATAATGCCTGATATGTTGAATTGGATAATCTCTAAGAAAAATATAACTACACCGACCAAATGTATCTCTAGAATCAATCTCCTTTACGTATGAGATAAAAGTAGGAATTTGATTCCACAAACTTCcagtgaaatgctttagaaaatgTCATTCGTCATGATTGCCATGCTTTTCATGAATAATTTATATCATCCTTACCAtttatttagataaaaatgaCCATATCCACTACGAATTGcctccacacacacacatacacacacatcggATTGAAGTTAATTTCCTAaaagaaagtaaaagaaaaataaagaagaaaatagaaaaaggCAATTTCGAGCTCACAAATAAATAGGCGTTCCCGAATCACCGCCCCGAGTCTCTCACAGGCCAGACTCGTGGGCCCCAGAGCCCTCTCCACTCATTCACGAGCCTAACGCGCGGGACCCACGCGGGAGGCCACGTCGGACATGTCGTGCGAGCGGCTCTTGACTACATCTGCAGCGATTTGACGTGAACTCTCCGCATCTCCTCCTCGCCTGCCCCCGAGGAAGCCGGACGCCTCCCGATCCCTCCTCCGTTCCCACTCCTCATCCTCCGCCTGCCCTCCCCGTCGCCGATCGTCGCGAGGTACTTTTCTCCTCTCCCCACCGCCCCCCCTCCCCTCTGCTCGTCCCCTTCTTGTCTCCTTCCTCCCTTCCCCTTCCCTCCGTCGCCTGCAGCAGCAATTAGAACAATAAGGGCTCTGTCGGAGGGGAAACCTTGACTACTATAATTAGAAATCGGTTGGGTGACAAAGGATCTGCGTGCTTGGTTCGGATCTGCTCCAATTACCTTGGACTGGAATACTCCAGGAAACCGGTTTTGCATCGGAGCTTCGCCGATGCGATGATTgtgtttttgttttatttgtcttctattattattacTGTTACTACTATTACTGCTACTATTTCCTTTTAATTTGCAGACTACTGTGGCTAAATAATAGCTTTCTATGAACGTGGCATGTATGAGGACTGATCTCGTAGAAGTACCAACCCGAACGATGGATGATTGAAAACATTAATCGAAAAAGCCTTTCTTTTCTCCAAATATATATAGATGCAGGCCTCTTGTTCTAGGACGACCATGATAACTCAATATAGTTGTGTATGAAGAACTTACAAAGACCATAACTTGCGAACCCTGGTCTCATATTAACAGTTTGCATTTTCATAGAACGTTCCAATGACTGTATATGTATGCATCACTTTTGATAAGGAGAAGTTTCCAATTTTCTGCCACTTGTAATGTTTAATTTTCTTACCAGGTGATAACTAGGCTAGGCTAGGCTTTTAAGTCATGTGATTTTAAATGCTTCATAGGGCAGCTTCAGTTGACGAAAGATTTATCATCAGTTTAAAGAATCAATATTCTGTTGTAAGCTGAAAGATCAGAAAGATGAAGAGGGTGTTAGctgcaaaaatataaaataagatgCAACAAGAAGGGTGTTTATTTTATATGGAATGAATAACTCAAGGTTTTGTTTTGAAACAGATGCCCTAGCTGTACCACGAAATCGTAATGCTCCCCTTGTACAACTTGTCCTCTTCATTGAACTGAGTTGAGCTAGGGATATCTGTTTCAAAACACTGTTTGCTTTTGCATTTTTGCTTGACTAGTTTGTTGATAAACCCTGCTTATTGCATTTTGGTTATTATCTTTATCTCTGCTAAGCATTCTGAGAACAATCTCCTAAATTTTTAATCCTCCCAGACAGTTGCTTCTTTTTATCTCCTTAGCTATCTCCAAATCAGGTCTTGGGACTTCCCATATTGCCACtaatgattttatccttttttATGGGTATTTTTAGTTAACCTTAAATTTGTGCAGATTAGCGGTTACTGCATTTAGATTGTCATAAAAGTTCTATTTATGTTTAATTTTCAATGTAATATTTGTTTGTTGTAATTACCATGCCGTGTAATGTTATTTTGATGTACTTAACAAGTTCTGTTGTTATTCTTCGAAtattatgattgatgatgatTAGCTTATTTGCTGGGTATGCTATGCTTTGATTTTAGTACTTTTTATATGATACATGTTCATCTTGTTTGATCATATTTGTTTTGATTGTTTAAGCCACTGGTTTTCATTTATTTTGGAACCTGTCATCCAACAACTCCCTTCCAATGGTTGTTGCTGATATTGCTGGCCCAGATACAGTACATATGGCATTAATGGGGTTGGAATAAAAGGGTAAAATTGGCAGTACACATCATGCCCAACACAATTTTATTCATTTGTAGTTAGTGAACTTTTCCCTGATTTTATTAGTCCTCCATCTCTCTACGTCACTTGCTATTTCAGTGTAATATGATTTTTCAAAACATTCTGTTCTCAACCATTGCTGTAATACAGTATGAATCAACATCTGACATTCTTGCATTTTCCAGTCCTCTACCAAATGCTATTGACTCTGATTTTTAAGTCCAGTTAAGAAATATGAGTAAATGTATGTTCCGTGATGTTTCTTGCATATTTTAATGCTTCTGTCTTGTTTCACTCAGTTAGTTTTTGTTATGCTGATTGAGTACAATCTATGCTGTCAAAATTAACAGCAGGAATGTTCAGATAACAGACTAAATTATGGGTTGGCTGAGCAAAATTTTTAAAGGCTCGAGCCACAGAATTTCAGAAGGGcaatatcatgaaaaatacagGGATGATGGAGTCTGGAATGAACCATCTAATTCTTTGGTAATTGCTATGCTTTAGAATTGCTGGTTTCTCTTTTGTTACATTTTCAAGCACTGTCTTTCAGGTTTTCTGTTGCTTCTTAGGAATCATAATTTTGTCACTGCAGTTGTTCCCTGGGTGAAAGATGTATGCAGgatggagaaaataaaaaacagaTGCAAGCaggaaaatttaatataattctaACTGTAACATGCCATAAGGAGAAAAGAAATCTACCTAGTGGATCACTTAGTATTTAGTAAATAGCTGGAAATTGCTATACTTGAGTGTTAGCCTCTTTTGATACTCAGTGTTGCTTCTTGTTATTCTTTGATACCATCAGATGCTAAAAAATAAGAGGGTCTGAATGAGCCTGTATTTTGTCGGTGATCTGCTATTACTAGAACTTGTGCTGCTTCTCTGCATTCAGTTTCTTTTCAGTAGAAGAGATATGCTTTGGCTCAACGTGGAAGAGTTACTGTATATCATATTCAGTATTAGTTTTTATCAGATCCCACAACTTTTAGCATATTTGTTATAAAAAGACTCTCTGATCTCTGTGCTAGCTGTATAAACATTGCTTGCACTACTTTATCAAAGAGTTATATCATGTATTGCATTCTTTTCTCCTGCATATTTTATTTGTTACTTTTGTCTCTCTTGGTGTAAATTTGCCAAATTTATTAAATGTGGAGCTACAGACAATAATCTCCAGTTCATGCTGGCCTTTCACTTTTGCAAATGCTATTTTATATAATCAATGTACCACTGCAAGTGTTTGACATGCAATTTATGCTATTTAATTCATTTCTTAACTAAGTGTGTATAAGTACATGAAAACAGAGTATGCTTCATTTCTAAATTGGTGATGAAAGACATGAATTCTCTGATGATGTAGAAATTTCTACTGAAAAATAAGCAGCTACTCATGTCCCGCCAATtgaaaatgaatcgtgatatatcACAACCGTTTTGCATTTTTTATTGTATTTAGTGATATAGCAAtatcatctttatttttttatgtaatgTATGATAGACATCACAATAACATAACAGTGGTTTCAAGTTGCTAAAAAAATGTATTTTCTCAGTTTCACATTCTTTGATGATGTTAAATGTCAACACTTCCTATTTTATTCCACAATTGAAAAAAATAGCTAAGACAATTTCTTATATCCTGACTGCAGGATACACTATCAGAGTATGAAAACGATGACATAGACCATGCCATTGCACTTTCCCTctcagaagaagaacaaaaaagagcaaaggctattggttagATCTATGCTATTCCCAAGTGCAGATGATAACATATTTTTCTAGAAAATAATTCATTAACATCTTTCTTAAATAATTATTCATGATGCTGTTCCTGgatgcaatttttttttatttgtgtacctctctctctctctctctctctcctctctaaacaaaagcAAGCCAGTATAAATCCCATGTTCTTTTGCTTAATGGCTTTCCACAATGTAATGACTTACTCTGTATCTAGCCTTTGATTTTTCTTTCCACAATCTTTGGCTTACTCTGTATTTCAACCTGCTTGATTTGACAGGAATGCTTTTCTTAGGATTAGAATGCTTGAGCATTCTTACTTCCATGATTTTTTAAAGTTATCTTGTTGTGATTATGTTTTAGAACAATGATCTCTTTGGTAGTTTTTAAATTGCTTCTTTGAAAGATTCTTAGTTTTATCAAATTATTGATTATGCATGGGATCTGGCTGGTCAATTGTTGCCTTATATTAGAAAATGCATCTACCTTGGAGGAAGATGAGCTACTTGCGAGAGCTCTGCAAGAAAGTCTTAATGCAGATTCCCCTCCTCGAGAAAATGGCCATGCTTATCAACCAGTGCCATTTCTCTTCTCATCAGGGTTCAGGTGATTTTTCCTTTAAAAGAATTTTGCTTATCTATTTTATTAAATGCCCAAGAAAAATTATTCATCATATTTTATATTTGTATCATCTCGTTGATTTTTCTCAAGGAATATTGCATGAGGAAGTCTCAAATGTATTAAAAACAAGAACATTAAGGGCTTCACTGTGTTTCACATGCAAGAGCTGTAATTTCATGAACATGTAGTGATTTTAGCCATTCATGGACTTTCCCATAGGATCTATATACCTCAGTGGCGTCATCTAAAACTTGTTGACCACATAAAATTAGTTGGTTGGCTTTTGATGTTTCTAGGTTAAtatagcttttgtttttaattaatTATCCATAGAAATAGTTTTGCATTAtacacaacaacaacaagccGTAATGTCCTAATAGCCGAAATAATTTGGCATTATAATAAACTAAATTGTTTCTATTAGCAAAAACATCACTATATTGTAGCCCTAATGCTTCTTTTTCTTGGCTCATAAAATGCTGGCAGCAGTAGTTCAGAAGATCGGTCGCTTAACATATCATACCTTTACCATAAAGTTAAATAATCTTGCAATGATGAAATGCTGCAACAGTTCCTAGACTTCTTGGCTGTAAACTttgttgattcaaactttgaaaTGGAGCTATTAAGATCAATGATCCTATGTTGAATTAGGTGGATAAGAATTGTAGAAATTGGCTATCGGGAATTATGGTTCTGTTATGACTCAGGTATGTTTGAATTTATGACCTATCAAGTAGGTTTCAAGGAGGGGGAAAAACCCGTAGTTGCATggttaccacatgtttatatgtgAACAAACTTGGTGTTACTCTCTTATTGAATATTATCCAAATTCCATGATAAAAGAATGTCATCTAGTAAATCTGCTGCAAAATCTGCTGCAATGGTGCTGAATGGTGTTTTATTCAGATTGAACCATGTATTATGGTTTAAGGGAGAAGCTATTATTATCTCGATTCTTTGTACTTATGGTTATGATTTCTTTGTTAAGAACTTTCCTGCTTTTGCTGTAGGATATGTGCTGGATGTAATACTGAGATTGGACATGGGCGTTTTCTTAGTTGCATGGATGCTTATTGGCATCCAGAATGTTTTCGTTGTCATGCCTGTAATCAACCAATATCAGATTATGAGGTAAAGAAATAAACATTTATCATCTTTGTAAAAAATTGTCAACTCTGAGACTTGTACTCTTCTCGATACAGTTCTCCATGTCTGGGAATTACCCATACCATAAATCTTGTTACAAGGAGCTTTACCACCCAAAATGTGATGTCTGCAAGCAATTTGTGAGTACTTATCTTGTTAAAAGTTTATATGTCAAAGTAATTTCATTTTGTTTTGGACTGCCATCAAATTGCCTGAAATTTGAATGACTTACTGATGAATTGTTGATGGACATCAGATCATTATTTATTGCTTGTAATGCTttctagaaatcaagaaaaacttaATGGGGTCATGTGATTAACCATTATGAATTGGAAAACATTTCCAGTGATGTATTTATTGTATGTCTTACCATGACAAAGGACTTTTTCTGACTTCTTATATGATATAAGATATTGACAAAATTTTAAttatacaataacaacaacaataaggcCATAAGGTCCTAACTGCTTAGGGTTGGCCATATGAATCTTTCGCTGCAATTGAGCTCTATAAAAATcttattcttaattaaattaagagtatttaaatctttattcctCTATCATTTCTCGTATCACTAATATTAATAGTTTTAAAACAACTACAGGTCTCTTTATCACATGTCCATTCTGTTTACAACATCTATaaatggatattttgattatgtagTAGTCAAATGATTCTGACTTGTTATTCTACTTCAGTTTTTAGTAGATATTGCTAAGTGAGACTACCTTGTCCAATGAAACATCAGCAAAGCAATATGCTctcttgatgttgaaaatttttaattgCTTATCATCGAAATTCAGGTTTAGTAATGTTTGAAGTTTATGATTTTGTGACTTAGAACCTGTTTAAAGTTCAACTTGTACAATTTTCGTATGAATCAAGAGAGATACCAATTATAGTTTTTGTTCACGTTGTAACAACTGTATGGTGACTCAGGAATTATAAAAAATAGTTCCCTTTTAATCTAGAGGTTTTACCTGATCAACGTTGTAtggttggattttttttcttcgaaAAATCACCATGAAACAACTTCTGGAACATTATAGTTGGATTACATTTAGGGCGTCATAAGGGCTGTATGCAACTTAAGAGAAAAATTTGCATTTGGACACTTGAAACTCGATCTTGGTTAGATGTTAGAATAAACTCGGAAATTGGTTCAATTCAGGTTGCCTTACCTGGGTATGTGAAGTCGATACTAGTGTCTTAGTTTTTGCAGTATGAGTGCTATACAATGACCTGCTGGCCTATTGCACAGGAATGAAGTGTAGAT contains the following coding sequences:
- the LOC135641446 gene encoding zinc finger A20 and AN1 domain-containing stress-associated protein 4-like, coding for MESRELCHSPRLCANGRGFFGNSATRGLCSKFYRDLCLKELPETLAPSVADVEVEAEIRKVAAGAASSVANPSLSSGEAPAKVVERCGRCHKKVRPSARFECRCGRAFCAAHRLSETHDCSFDYKTLGRAALAKANPVVQKEKLERIR